One Desulfonatronum sp. SC1 genomic window, CGCGATGCGGTTAAAGTCCTGCCTGAAGCTCGCGGCCGGGTGCGAAGGGACCGGGTCGGACTCATCCGCCACCATTGCCGCGTAAACGGACCCGGGCACCGTCATGAAGCCCGCGGTCCGGATGGACGACCACGGTTTCGCCTTCCTCGATTCCGGAGATGATCCGCGTCCAATAGCCTCCGCGTTGGCCCGGCTCCACGATCCGCATCCGGGCCCGGTCGTCCCGGACCGTAAACACGGCCCAACCGTCGCCATGGCGAAACAAGGCGCTGGTCGGCACCCGGAGCACATCTTCGGCCTCCCAGAGCAGGAACCGGGCGTTGACCCGGTACCCGTGGCCCAGTCTGATCCACTGCTCCGGTGGCGAAGTCAGGTCCACGACGACCAGCACCCGCTGCTCCTCCACGCCCAGAGCCGAAACCTTGGTGAAGCCCACCGGTTCCACCCGGCGCACCCGGCCTTCCAACGGTTCGGGACTGCCCCACCGCTCCAGCAGGACCCGCATCTCCGGCTCCAAGCGCACGGCATCCGAGGACAGCACGTCCACCTCCACTTCCAGCGCGGCCGGATCCCCGATCTCCAGGATCGATTCTCCCGGCTGAACCACCCGGGCGCTTTGAAAGAACCGGTGCAGCACCCGACCGGAAACCGGAGCCCGCAGCTCCACCAGCCCTTCCGCGTCTTCCCGGTCGCGACCGGAATACCGCAGTGCCGTTTCCGCCGCCTCCAGGTCGAACTCTGCCGTGCGCACCCTGAACAGGGCCGAGCGTTTCATGGCCTCGGCCCGGTCGGCCTCGGTCTCAGCCTGTTCCAGCTCGCTGTGGGAAATCACTTCCTGCCCGGCCAACCGTCGCAACCGCGCCAATTCGCTCGCGGTGCGATCAGCCAAGGAGGCGGCCGCGTCCAATTCCGCCTCGGCCATGGTCATCACGGCTTCGGCGGCCCGGATTCTGGCCCGGGCTTCGGCCTCGGCCCGAACGTCCAGGGTCGTCGCGGGCAGGGCCCCGAGCACGGCGACCACCTCGCCGGCTTGCGCCTCGTCCCCCACTTCCCAGGTGATCCGGCGAACCTGGGCCGCCAAAGGCGCGGAAATCACGTACCGGTCCCTGACCCTGGTCCGCCCTTCTTCTTCCACCACGATTTCCACCCGCCCCCGGGAAACCTGTTCCGTGTCCACCAGGATGGGTGAGGGACGAAAGCCCAGGGCCAGAAGCACGGCCCCGGCGACCACCGCCAGAAGAATCAGGATGCGCTTGCGCCAGTTCATGAGGGCGATTCCTTTTTTGGGTTGATGAAAAGACGTCAATCCCTGGTCTTGAGTACGCCGATCAGGTCCAGGTTATTCAATCGCCTGGCCACCACCAGCCAGGACAGGGCGCTGGCCGCCAGGATGGTCGTGGCCGCGAAGGCGAAAATACGCGGCTCAAGGATCATCGGGATGCGGTACAGTTCCGAGTCGATGCCGTGGACGATGTAGGCGATCAGCCCGATGCCGATCAGAAAACCCAGGGGGATGGCCATGACGGTCATCAAGGCCAGCTCGCCCAGCAGGATGGCGCCGACCTCGCCGCGGGTGAATCCCAGGACCCGCAGGCTGGCCATTTCCCGGGAACGTTCGGTCAACGCGATCCGCGCGCTGTTGTAGACCACCCCGAAGGCGATGCTACCGGCCAGCAGCGTGCTGAAAAAAGCGAAGGTAAGTACGATGTCGGCCATGGAATCGTAGAAGTTGCGGATGGCGGTTTGCCGGTCCGTGACGCTGGCCGCCCGGGGCGCGTCCTTGAGGGCGCGGACCGCCTCGCCGCGCAGCTCGGGATCCACCGCCAGATAGGCGCCGGATACGGCCGGGCCCTCCCGAAGCATGCGGTTCAGGGCGTCCAGGTCCATATAGGCCGCCGAACCGGTGAACTCGCGCACGATTCCGGCCACCGGGACCTCCAGGCGCTCCCGGCGGCCTTCCAGGAATTCCACCTCCACCATGTCTCCGGGTCCCACGACCAGAACATCGGCCAGATAATCGCTGAGCACCAGCCCGTGGTCCGGCAGGGCGACCACGTTCAGCCGGTCGTCCAGGATGCGGCGCAGGTCGCTGTCCGGCTC contains:
- a CDS encoding efflux RND transporter periplasmic adaptor subunit; amino-acid sequence: MNWRKRILILLAVVAGAVLLALGFRPSPILVDTEQVSRGRVEIVVEEEGRTRVRDRYVISAPLAAQVRRITWEVGDEAQAGEVVAVLGALPATTLDVRAEAEARARIRAAEAVMTMAEAELDAAASLADRTASELARLRRLAGQEVISHSELEQAETEADRAEAMKRSALFRVRTAEFDLEAAETALRYSGRDREDAEGLVELRAPVSGRVLHRFFQSARVVQPGESILEIGDPAALEVEVDVLSSDAVRLEPEMRVLLERWGSPEPLEGRVRRVEPVGFTKVSALGVEEQRVLVVVDLTSPPEQWIRLGHGYRVNARFLLWEAEDVLRVPTSALFRHGDGWAVFTVRDDRARMRIVEPGQRGGYWTRIISGIEEGETVVVHPDRGLHDGARVRLRGNGGG